The Ruania alba genome has a window encoding:
- a CDS encoding ThuA domain-containing protein, producing MTNLENADALRVLVWGENRHEQIEPHVAEIYPDGMHATIAEGIRENLGDAVQVSTVTLDDPEHGLTEEVLAATDVLVWWGHAAHGEVRDDVVDRVHRHVLDGMGLLVLHSGHWSKIFGKLMGTSCTLRWRSEEDRELVWTVDPTHPIAQGVPNPIIIDQQEMYGEFFDIPAPDELIFISSFTGGEVFRSGCTFKRGHGKIFFFSPGDQDFPVYHHEHVRTVIANGVAWAHTVRPKRTTPTLLRYESGEFFTGHGYTGPIESAE from the coding sequence ATGACCAACCTTGAGAATGCCGACGCTCTGCGCGTGCTCGTCTGGGGCGAGAACCGGCACGAACAGATCGAGCCGCACGTGGCCGAGATCTACCCCGACGGTATGCACGCGACCATCGCCGAGGGCATCCGGGAGAACCTCGGCGACGCCGTCCAGGTGAGCACGGTGACCCTGGACGACCCGGAGCACGGCCTGACGGAGGAAGTGCTGGCCGCCACCGACGTGCTGGTCTGGTGGGGGCACGCCGCCCACGGCGAAGTGCGTGACGACGTCGTGGACCGCGTGCACCGGCACGTGCTCGACGGCATGGGACTGCTGGTGCTCCACTCGGGTCACTGGTCGAAGATCTTCGGCAAGCTGATGGGCACCAGCTGCACGCTGCGCTGGCGCAGCGAGGAGGACCGTGAGCTCGTCTGGACCGTCGACCCCACCCACCCCATCGCTCAGGGCGTGCCGAACCCGATCATCATCGACCAGCAAGAGATGTACGGGGAGTTCTTCGACATCCCGGCACCCGATGAGCTGATCTTCATCTCCTCCTTCACCGGGGGAGAGGTGTTCCGTTCCGGCTGCACGTTCAAGCGTGGCCACGGCAAGATCTTCTTCTTCTCCCCGGGCGACCAGGACTTCCCCGTCTACCACCACGAGCACGTCCGCACGGTGATCGCCAACGGCGTCGCCTGGGCGCACACGGTGCGGCCGAAACGCACCACACCCACGTTGCTGCGCTACGAGTCCGGTGAGTTCTTCACCGGGCACGGGTACACCGGACCGATCGAGAGCGCCGAATGA
- a CDS encoding carbohydrate ABC transporter permease — protein MTTTTSAPAEPNRRTGDDIDLRKVALTAAGVLILAVMLFPVYWMVNASLQPSGNTLNADLIPLQPSLDNYARAISEQGANLVTSLIIALGTVAFSLALAAPASFALAQFRFRWVGLALLAILVSQMIPGIVIANALYSAYEGLGLLNSIPGLILANSTSAIPFAILIMRSFMLGVPPAIIEAARVDGAGLMRTFVSIVVPVSRNAIITAGLFTFLFAWSDFLFALTLTTTDEIRPVTLGIYQYLGTQVQNWGAVMATAVLSAIPAIVLLVAAQKYIAAGATGGAVK, from the coding sequence ATGACAACCACGACCTCCGCTCCGGCGGAACCGAACCGCCGCACCGGCGACGACATCGACCTGCGAAAAGTAGCCCTGACGGCGGCCGGAGTGCTGATCCTGGCAGTGATGCTGTTCCCGGTCTACTGGATGGTCAACGCGTCGCTGCAGCCCTCGGGCAACACTCTCAACGCGGATCTGATCCCGTTGCAGCCCAGCCTCGACAATTACGCCCGCGCCATCAGCGAGCAGGGCGCCAACTTGGTGACGAGCCTCATCATCGCGCTCGGCACCGTGGCGTTCAGTCTGGCGTTGGCCGCACCGGCATCCTTCGCCCTGGCACAGTTCCGGTTCCGCTGGGTGGGTCTGGCGTTACTGGCCATCCTGGTCTCCCAGATGATCCCGGGCATCGTGATCGCCAACGCGCTCTACAGCGCCTACGAAGGACTCGGGCTGCTGAACTCCATCCCCGGGCTGATTCTCGCCAACTCCACCAGTGCGATCCCGTTCGCGATCCTCATCATGCGTTCGTTCATGCTCGGTGTACCGCCGGCGATCATCGAGGCCGCCCGGGTGGACGGTGCCGGGCTCATGCGGACCTTCGTCTCGATCGTGGTGCCGGTGAGCCGGAACGCGATCATCACCGCGGGGCTGTTCACGTTCCTGTTCGCGTGGAGCGACTTCCTGTTCGCGCTTACCCTCACCACCACCGACGAGATTCGGCCGGTGACCCTCGGTATCTACCAGTACCTGGGCACTCAGGTACAGAACTGGGGTGCGGTGATGGCCACTGCCGTGCTCTCGGCGATCCCAGCGATCGTGCTGCTCGTGGCCGCTCAGAAGTACATCGCTGCCGGGGCCACCGGCGGAGCGGTGAAGTAG
- a CDS encoding LacI family DNA-binding transcriptional regulator has product MVTMKDVAEHAGVSIATVSFVVNDTKPVTPATRARIEAAMVELGYRRNAVARALASRRTRILALVYPVFERPLNTSSVEFFTSAAAAASARGYHLVIWPVSNDGRELGELLGQRLVDGVLLMEVQLDDSRVQVLERSGTPFALIGRTREPDRYRYVDIDFEATVAGAVDHLAALGHQHLTLVLGSGVDHGDRDYGPFARTRAAFDALLPERTLTGRTIEVNQTEDATALADRIVASHPAATGILVLNDHTALRLVAGLRRTGRKVPGDISVMGLLAAAESGMVCDPPLTLMRAPGPELGRLGADALIRDLEKDEPLPPRLVPCAFEPGQSTAPRRSS; this is encoded by the coding sequence ATGGTCACCATGAAGGACGTCGCCGAGCATGCCGGCGTCTCCATCGCCACCGTCTCCTTCGTGGTGAATGACACCAAACCTGTCACGCCTGCCACCCGCGCCCGGATCGAAGCCGCCATGGTCGAACTGGGCTACCGCCGCAATGCCGTGGCACGGGCCCTGGCCAGCCGACGCACACGGATCCTCGCCCTCGTGTACCCCGTCTTCGAGCGTCCGTTGAACACCTCCTCGGTAGAGTTCTTCACCAGTGCCGCCGCTGCCGCAAGCGCTCGCGGATACCACCTGGTGATCTGGCCGGTCAGCAACGACGGTCGCGAGTTGGGTGAGTTGCTCGGCCAACGACTGGTGGACGGGGTGCTCCTGATGGAGGTCCAGCTCGACGACTCGCGCGTGCAGGTGCTGGAGCGGTCCGGCACCCCGTTCGCTCTGATCGGTCGCACCCGGGAGCCGGACCGATACCGCTACGTGGACATCGACTTCGAGGCCACCGTGGCCGGCGCCGTCGACCATCTGGCCGCTCTCGGTCACCAGCACCTCACCCTGGTACTCGGCTCCGGCGTGGACCACGGCGATCGCGACTACGGGCCGTTCGCACGCACCCGCGCCGCCTTCGACGCCTTGCTGCCCGAGCGCACCCTGACCGGGCGGACGATTGAGGTGAACCAGACGGAGGACGCCACCGCGCTCGCCGACCGGATCGTCGCGTCCCACCCGGCAGCAACCGGCATCCTGGTGCTGAACGACCACACCGCACTACGGCTTGTGGCCGGGCTGCGCCGGACAGGTCGGAAAGTGCCCGGGGACATCTCCGTGATGGGCCTGCTCGCCGCGGCTGAGAGCGGGATGGTGTGCGACCCACCGCTGACCCTGATGCGCGCCCCCGGGCCCGAGCTCGGCCGGCTCGGCGCGGACGCCCTGATCCGGGATCTGGAGAAGGACGAACCGCTGCCGCCCCGGCTGGTGCCTTGCGCCTTCGAACCGGGTCAGTCCACGGCCCCGCGACGTTCGTCGTGA
- a CDS encoding sugar ABC transporter substrate-binding protein: MRRRIVTTVAGGLGAALALAACSSGGGGGEADTGDVSSLSVLDYYNNDPDNSLIQAGLDSCAEELGITLERETVPGADLIQTVLQQASSQTLPDVLMLDNPDVQQIAETGALVPLDENGVSTDGFAQGVIDASTYDGNVYGLQPVANTLALFYNTDVLAEAGVEPPTTWDELREAAATLTEGDQYGISFSAINTYEGTWQFLPPMWTNGGDETDLTSPEVAEALQLWVDLVESGSASESVINWSQGDAKDQFMAGRAAMMVNGPWNIPSMNEMPDVNWDVVQFPVNDPSQTPVAPLGGEAWTVPVTGDEASQAVAVDFVECLNTPEQQLDWAVSRYTIPTRTDLAEDFLAERPEMEAFAEQVANARSRTGELGPEWPDAATVIYEAIQLALTGQASADEAFAQASAR; encoded by the coding sequence GTGAGACGACGCATCGTGACGACTGTGGCCGGAGGGCTCGGGGCGGCTTTGGCCCTGGCAGCATGCTCGAGTGGTGGGGGAGGAGGCGAGGCGGACACCGGGGACGTGTCCAGCTTGTCCGTCCTGGACTACTACAACAACGACCCGGACAACTCCCTCATCCAAGCCGGCCTGGACAGCTGCGCCGAGGAGCTCGGGATCACCCTGGAGCGGGAGACGGTGCCCGGCGCCGATCTGATTCAGACGGTGCTTCAGCAGGCGTCGTCCCAGACCCTGCCGGACGTGCTCATGCTCGACAACCCGGACGTGCAGCAGATCGCGGAGACCGGGGCGCTCGTCCCGCTCGACGAGAACGGGGTCTCCACCGACGGATTCGCACAAGGCGTGATCGATGCCTCCACCTATGACGGGAACGTCTACGGACTGCAGCCGGTGGCCAACACCCTGGCGCTGTTCTACAACACCGACGTCCTCGCTGAGGCCGGGGTCGAACCGCCGACGACGTGGGACGAGCTGCGCGAAGCCGCTGCCACCCTCACCGAGGGTGACCAGTACGGGATCTCCTTCAGTGCGATCAATACCTACGAGGGCACGTGGCAGTTCCTTCCGCCGATGTGGACGAACGGCGGCGACGAGACCGATCTGACCAGTCCGGAAGTGGCGGAGGCGCTGCAACTGTGGGTGGACCTGGTGGAGTCGGGTTCGGCGTCGGAGAGCGTCATCAACTGGTCGCAGGGGGACGCGAAGGATCAGTTCATGGCCGGCCGCGCCGCCATGATGGTGAACGGCCCGTGGAACATCCCGTCGATGAACGAGATGCCGGACGTGAACTGGGACGTCGTGCAATTTCCCGTCAACGACCCGAGCCAGACCCCCGTCGCACCGCTCGGCGGTGAGGCGTGGACCGTGCCCGTCACCGGGGACGAGGCCAGCCAGGCGGTTGCCGTGGACTTCGTGGAGTGCCTGAACACGCCCGAGCAGCAGCTCGACTGGGCAGTGTCCCGGTACACGATCCCCACCCGGACCGACCTCGCCGAGGACTTCCTCGCCGAACGGCCGGAGATGGAGGCATTCGCCGAGCAGGTGGCCAACGCCCGGTCGCGGACCGGCGAGCTCGGACCGGAATGGCCCGACGCCGCGACCGTGATCTACGAAGCGATCCAGCTGGCGCTGACCGGCCAGGCGAGCGCCGACGAGGCCTTCGCACAAGCCTCCGCTCGCTGA
- a CDS encoding carbohydrate ABC transporter permease: protein MSSLTHVPAEARQASPAPPRRRPKLRGDDIGKILFVLPAGIAMALLFGYPVVKNLTMSLQEYSLQTFFTGEAPWVGLANYVDVVTDPIFGKAMLNTGLFTAGSILFQFVIGLALALFFKQHFPLSATLRGLLLLPWLLPLIVSSATWRAILEQDSGILNRFLGVFGVEPIGWLVSPSIALIAVIGVNIWIGIPFNTTLLYSGVQAIPDELYEAGSLDGATHWKAFRYITWPSLRPVVSVVLILGVVYTLKVLDIILGLTGGGPANATQTLATQSYQRSFVDFEFGHGAALSNILIVISMAFAVVYLRRGRHAADE, encoded by the coding sequence ATGAGCTCCCTCACGCACGTCCCGGCGGAGGCGCGGCAGGCATCGCCTGCCCCGCCCCGCCGGCGGCCCAAGCTCCGCGGGGACGACATCGGGAAGATCCTGTTCGTGCTTCCCGCCGGTATCGCCATGGCGCTGCTGTTCGGCTACCCGGTGGTGAAGAACCTCACCATGAGCCTGCAGGAGTACAGCCTGCAGACCTTCTTCACCGGGGAAGCGCCCTGGGTAGGGCTCGCCAACTATGTGGACGTGGTCACCGACCCGATCTTCGGCAAGGCCATGCTCAACACCGGGCTGTTCACCGCCGGATCCATCCTGTTCCAGTTCGTTATCGGCCTGGCGCTCGCGCTGTTCTTCAAGCAGCATTTCCCGCTCTCGGCGACGTTGCGTGGGCTGTTGCTGCTGCCGTGGCTGCTGCCACTGATCGTCTCTTCGGCGACGTGGCGCGCGATCCTGGAGCAGGACTCCGGGATCCTGAACCGGTTCCTCGGGGTGTTCGGCGTGGAGCCGATCGGCTGGCTCGTCTCACCCTCGATCGCGCTGATCGCCGTGATCGGCGTGAACATCTGGATCGGGATCCCGTTCAACACCACGCTGCTCTACAGCGGCGTGCAGGCCATCCCGGACGAACTCTACGAGGCCGGGTCCCTCGACGGCGCCACGCACTGGAAGGCGTTCCGGTACATCACCTGGCCCAGCCTTCGGCCCGTGGTCTCAGTGGTGCTGATCCTCGGTGTGGTCTACACGTTGAAGGTCCTCGACATCATCCTCGGTCTGACCGGCGGGGGACCGGCGAACGCCACCCAGACACTGGCTACGCAGTCCTACCAACGGTCCTTCGTGGACTTCGAGTTCGGTCACGGGGCCGCGCTCAGCAACATCCTGATCGTGATCTCGATGGCGTTCGCCGTGGTGTACCTGCGCCGCGGGCGCCACGCGGCGGACGAGTGA
- a CDS encoding fumarylacetoacetate hydrolase family protein: MKIARFTTGDDPRYGVLDGEDLVVLTGDPLYTTPTPTGARVPLDDVRLLAPVIPRSKVVCVGRNYAEHAAELGNDVPERPLLFIKPNTTVVGPDDPIVLPAWTNEVHHEAELAVVISRICKDIPAEQADRVILGYTAANDVTARDVQAEDKTWTRGKMFDTSCPLGPFLVTGLDTSDLRVQARVDGETRQDGSTAQMVRGIAELIAYASSIFTLLPGDVLLTGTPAGVGPIDVGQRVEVEIDGIGTLGNPVLRR; the protein is encoded by the coding sequence ATGAAGATTGCGCGATTCACCACCGGGGACGACCCGCGATACGGCGTCCTGGACGGCGAGGACCTCGTCGTCCTCACCGGCGACCCGCTGTACACCACGCCCACTCCGACCGGGGCGCGGGTGCCGCTGGACGACGTCCGGCTGCTCGCCCCGGTGATCCCACGTTCGAAGGTGGTGTGCGTGGGGCGGAACTATGCCGAGCACGCTGCCGAGCTCGGCAACGACGTGCCCGAACGGCCGCTGCTCTTCATCAAGCCGAACACCACGGTGGTGGGGCCGGACGACCCGATCGTGCTGCCGGCCTGGACGAACGAGGTGCACCACGAGGCCGAGCTGGCCGTGGTGATCTCCCGCATCTGCAAGGACATCCCGGCTGAGCAGGCCGACCGGGTCATCCTCGGCTACACGGCGGCCAACGACGTGACCGCCCGGGACGTGCAGGCGGAGGACAAGACGTGGACGCGCGGCAAAATGTTCGACACGTCCTGCCCACTCGGACCGTTCCTGGTGACCGGCCTGGACACCTCCGACCTGCGAGTGCAGGCACGGGTCGACGGCGAGACGCGCCAGGACGGGTCCACCGCCCAGATGGTCCGTGGGATCGCCGAGCTGATCGCTTACGCCTCGTCCATCTTCACCCTGCTCCCGGGCGACGTCCTGCTCACCGGCACCCCGGCCGGGGTGGGCCCGATCGACGTCGGTCAGCGCGTGGAGGTCGAGATCGACGGCATCGGGACCCTCGGCAACCCGGTGCTGCGCCGCTGA
- a CDS encoding GNAT family N-acetyltransferase has translation MSFALSTPTVHELPRIRSALDQWQHDDGPVHVHPGDLGWFALRGAPATADALRVWSANERSVALSLLDGPQLLRFAMDPEFRHDDALAQRIADDVGEPRTGVLDSGAAAIEARGAGALGDVLAARGWSPGEPWTPLRRDLNDHVDSPDLRFECHEPDATADWVRVHWSAFRGTPLPAERLRDLVDGWQAAARTPFFDSARVISAHDATGQAVAVTAVWSAGVGRPGLIEPMGVHRDHRGQGYGTAITTAAAAALREMGSSSAVVCAETTNTAAVSTYVAAGFAPQPNVRDWERGG, from the coding sequence ATGTCCTTCGCACTGAGCACTCCCACCGTCCATGAGCTCCCGCGGATTCGCTCCGCGCTCGACCAGTGGCAGCACGACGACGGCCCCGTCCATGTGCATCCAGGAGACCTGGGCTGGTTCGCACTGCGAGGTGCGCCAGCGACCGCCGACGCCTTGCGGGTCTGGTCGGCGAACGAGCGCAGCGTGGCCCTCTCACTCCTGGACGGCCCTCAGTTGCTGCGATTCGCTATGGATCCGGAGTTCCGTCACGACGACGCCTTGGCACAGCGCATCGCCGACGACGTGGGGGAACCGCGCACGGGCGTGCTCGATTCGGGGGCCGCTGCGATCGAGGCACGGGGCGCCGGCGCTCTGGGGGACGTACTCGCCGCTCGGGGCTGGTCGCCCGGCGAACCATGGACGCCTCTGCGCCGAGACCTGAACGACCACGTGGACAGCCCGGATCTCCGGTTCGAATGCCACGAGCCGGATGCCACCGCCGACTGGGTCCGGGTGCACTGGTCCGCGTTTCGCGGCACACCCCTGCCGGCCGAGCGCCTGCGGGATCTCGTCGACGGATGGCAAGCAGCAGCCCGGACGCCGTTCTTCGACTCCGCACGTGTGATCTCGGCGCACGATGCCACCGGACAGGCCGTCGCCGTCACCGCCGTGTGGAGCGCGGGCGTCGGCCGCCCCGGACTGATCGAGCCGATGGGCGTCCATCGGGACCACCGGGGCCAGGGCTACGGCACCGCGATCACCACGGCCGCTGCCGCCGCCCTCCGTGAGATGGGCTCCTCCAGCGCGGTCGTGTGCGCCGAGACGACGAACACGGCCGCGGTCTCCACCTATGTGGCCGCCGGATTCGCACCCCAGCCGAACGTCCGCGACTGGGAACGGGGCGGGTGA